Within Anolis sagrei isolate rAnoSag1 chromosome X, rAnoSag1.mat, whole genome shotgun sequence, the genomic segment gaggaggaggcaggcttGTTTTTGCGGCGACAGCAAGCATTTCGGCACAGGATGTGATGGCCAAGAATCTTCCGGAAGGTGATGCGGAACTCGCGGATGCGGTAGGCGTAGATGAGGGGGTTGACCACGGAGTTGGCATGGGAGAGGAGGATGGCCACGTACATGAGCCACTGGGGGGCTCGGGCGCAGCCACGGCAAAACAAGGTGTAGCAGTTGAGGACATGGAGAGGCAACCAGCAGATGGCAAAGAGACCCACAATGATGGCCAGTGACTTGGCAGCATGGACCTCCTTTTGGAGGGTGGAGCAGGAGCGCTCCCCACCGGGCGCCATCTTGGCTCCCATCTGCTTCAGCTGCCGCCGGGCTGCCAGGAAGATCTTCAGATAGATGCCCAACATCAGTAGCAGTGGGACTAGCACGCAGGCAAAGAAGTTGTAGTAGACCATGTACTCCATGGTGACCACGCCTTCAAAGAGGCAGGGCACGGCGTCACCGCTGCAGTTGTGGGCCTCCGTGCCATTGCCAGGTCCGAGTGGGTGCCGGTGCCAGCCCAACAGGGGCGTCAGGCCGATGGCAAAGGACAAAGCCCAGCAGACAGCAATTAAGGCCTTGGCACGGGAGCCGGTCACCAGGGCGTTGTAtctggaaatggggggggggggagaaaacagGAGGATTATCACAACAATTGCAATGACGCTATTGAAGCAACGGAGCTCAATGTTCAACTGGAAATGGGAGGATTATCACAAAAATTGCAATAGTGCTATTGAAACAACGGAGCTCAATGTTCACATGAAAATGGGGGAGAAAATGGGAGTATTATTACAACAACCATAATAGTGGTATAGAAACAATGTAGGTCGATGTTCACCTGAAAACGTGGGAGAAAATGGGGGGATTATCACAAAAATTGCAATGGTGCAGTGACAAAGATGGAGCTCCATGATCACC encodes:
- the ADORA2A gene encoding adenosine receptor A2a, with protein sequence MLGADFALYVGLELALAGLAVAGNVLVVWAVLRNRQLQSVTHLFVASLAVADVAVGVLAVPFAVAISTGFCAAFRACLFIACFVLVLTQSSIFSLLAIALDRAIAIRMPLRYNALVTGSRAKALIAVCWALSFAIGLTPLLGWHRHPLGPGNGTEAHNCSGDAVPCLFEGVVTMEYMVYYNFFACVLVPLLLMLGIYLKIFLAARRQLKQMGAKMAPGGERSCSTLQKEVHAAKSLAIIVGLFAICWLPLHVLNCYTLFCRGCARAPQWLMYVAILLSHANSVVNPLIYAYRIREFRITFRKILGHHILCRNACCRRKNKPASSSSFSQNRKNGESGVHFATSAWGGEDSEANGDLGGHHSRSNGAMHNGEAAVQELLTGHGSAATFPDRTL